A genomic window from Diospyros lotus cultivar Yz01 chromosome 2, ASM1463336v1, whole genome shotgun sequence includes:
- the LOC127795223 gene encoding equilibrative nucleotide transporter 3-like: MTIANSSESPTRLEGKYSAMVVCWVLGLGSLVSWNSMLTIGDYYYNLFPKYHPARVLTLVYQPFAVGTMVILAYNESRIDTRKRNLAGYTLFFLSTLALLVLDLATSGKGGIGNYIGICVIVAAFGVADAHVQGGMVGDLFFMCPEFIQSFLAGLAASGALTSALRLMTKAAFGKSSNGLRKGTMLFLAISTSFEFLCIFLYALIFPKLPIVKFYRSKAASEGSKTVLADLAAAGIQTEDSQGAEDDDKQQQQQQRLSTKQLLIQNIDYALDLFLIYVLTLSIFPGFLYENTGSHQLGSWYELVLIAMYNVWDLISRYIPLIEIVKLKSRKGLLVATLCRFLLVPAFYFTAKYGDQGWMIMLTSFLGLTNGYLTVCVQTEAPKGYKGPEQNALGNLLVLFLLGGIFSGVALDWLWLIGSGKKF, encoded by the exons ATGACCATTGCTAATTCAAGTGAATCTCCCACCAGGCTTGAG GGAAAGTATAGTGCTATGGTAGTATGCTGGGTTTTGGGACTTGGTTCACTTGTTTCGTGGAACAGTATGTTAACAATAGGAGACTACTACTACAACTTGTTCCCG AAATACCATCCAGCAAGGGTCCTTACTCTTGTTTATCAACCCTTCGCCGTGGGAACAATGGTGATACTGGCATATAACGAGTCCAGGATAGATACGAGAAAAAGAAACTTGGCTGGTTATACCCTTTTCTTCCTAAGTACTTTGGCTCTCCTAGTT TTGGATTTAGCCACATCAGGGAAGGGAGGAATTGGAAATTATATTGGTATATGTGTCATTGTTGCTGCCTTTGGAGTTGCAGATGCCCATGTTCAAGGTGGAATGGTTGGAGACCTCTTCTTCATGTGCCCAGAGTTCATCCAA TCTTTTCTAGCCGGTTTGGCTGCGTCAGGGGCTCTCACCTCTGCTTTGAGGCTAATGACAAAAGCAGCCTTTGGAAAATCTAGTAATGGTCTTCGCAAAGGAACTA TGTTATTCCTAGCCATCTCTACATCTTTCGAGTTCCTATGCATTTTTCTTTATGCACTCATCTTCCCCAAGCTGCCAATTGTGAAGTTCTACCGTTCAAAAGCCGCCTCAGAAGGATCAAAAACTGTTTTGGCTGACCTTGCAGCTGCCGGCATCCAAACAGAAGACAGCCAAGGA GCTGAAGACGATGAtaaacagcagcagcagcagcaacggCTGAGCACCAaacagttgttgatccagaacaTAGATTATGCACTAGACTTGTTTCTAATATATGTCCTGACTCTATCAATTTTTCCAGGATTCTTATACGAAAACACTGGATCACACCAGCTGGGATCTTG GTATGAACTTGTTCTAATAGCCATGTACAATGTGTGGGATCTGATATCAAGGTACATTCCCCTCATCGAAATAGTGAAACTGAAATCAAGGAAAGGGCTTCTAGTCGCCACATTGTGTCGCTTCCTGCTCGTTCCTGCGTTCTACTTCACCGCAAAATATGGAGATCAGGGCTGGATGATCATGCTCACCTCCTTCCTCGGGTTAACGAATGGCTACCTCACAGTTTGTGTGCAAACAGAAGCCCCCAAAGGCTACAAG GGTCCGGAGCAAAACGCATTGGGGAATTTGCTAGTTTTGTTCCTTCTGGGGGGCATATTCTCAGGAGTGGCTCTTGATTGGCTGTGGCTTATTGGTAGCGGTAAGAAGTTTTAG